A region of the Methanobacterium sp. Maddingley MBC34 genome:
CGTCAGAGCAGTTATCTCAAATTTGGGGTGATCCTCGAGAAGTTGTATAAATCGCTGCCCTACCATTCCTGTTGCACCTAAAATACCTACATTTACCATATAACCACCTTTTAAACCTTTTAATATACTGTTTATTAATTACTGTCCCTAAACTCTATATAATATTATCACTTCTTTTGATTCAATATTTTCTGTAATAATTATGGAAAACAATTTATAATCCCAGAACATCAATTTATAATCCCAGAACATCATCCATATTACTAATTTTACCCTTTTCGGCTGTCACCACGTAACGGATGGCCTTGATCACACCATTGACAAATGCCTGTCTGGTACCGGCACGGTGTGTTATTTCCAGGCGTTCTCCATCCCCTGCAAATAGAACTGTGTGGTCTCCAACAATGTCTCCACCACGAACTGCGTGGATCCCAATTTCTTCAGGTGTTCGCTCACCAACCATCCCTTCCCTACCGTAGACACCTACTTCATCCAGATTGCGGTTTAGGGCTCCTGCTATGAGTTCGGCAGCCTTTACTGCAGTCCCCGATGGTGCGTCCTTTTTGTGCTTGTGGTGTGCTTCAATGATCTCCACATCGTAATCTGTAAGAATGGATGCCAGCTCTTCCACCACCTTAAAAAAGACATTCACTCCCACAGCCATGTTTGGGGATATAACCGCCCTTACAGAATTATTTTCTATGGCAGACTGGTTAGATTTCATCTGTTCTTCGGTAAAACCAGTTGTTCCCACCACCAGATTAACACCGGATTCTGCAGTGGTTTTTATGGTGCCTACTGCTGCCACGGCAATGGTGAAATCCACCAGTACATCGGGTTTTTTTTCATCCAGTGTTGCTCTAAGCTTTTCTGCACCCACTATAGGTACGTTAATTGGTCCGATTCCCATAACTTCCCCTACATCACGCCCCTCCAGGGGTGTGTTAGGGGCTTCTATGGCTGCCACCACCTGCATGTCATCCTGCTCCAGGATGCTGTTGATGATCATGGATCCCATTCTTCCACCTGCACCGGTTACTGCCACATTTATCATAATATATCATCTCCTAAAGATTGATTGTGTGTAATCCTTAAAAATGTGTAATCCTTAAAAAAATAAAATAAGAGAGAAATAAAGTGTTATTTAAAAAATCCAATGGCCTGGATCCAGGCAGTTAATTTGGTAATTACAATTAATTTGTAATTATTTTGTTCTATAGCTTAGAAAAAGCTTTTTAGATTAACTGCAGGTCCAGGAGTACCTTCCTGAGTTTTTCCAGGCTTTCCTCTTTTAATGGGGCCAGAGGCATGCGCACATGACCAGCAGGTCTGCCCATCATGTTAAGTGCTTCCTTGGCTGGCACTGGATTGGATTCCACAAAGAGAACCTTCATCAGATCGTATAACTCGTAATGAAGATCCTGAGCTCCTTTGAAGTCTCCTTCCAGGGCTTTTTTCACCATTTCACTCATGCGTGCAGGGTCAACATTACCCACCACACTGATAACTCCTTTACATCCCTGGGATATCATGGGTAAAGTGAGGTTGTCGTTTCCAGATAGGACCAAGAAATCATCCACATCCAGGCTTTTAAGTTTATGGATGGTCTGGGAAACTTTGTCCAGATCAGGGTTGGCTTCCTTGATAGCCACTATATTATCCAGCTGGGCTACACGTCCAATGGTTTCCACATCAATATCTGTCCCGGTACGGGAGGGAACATTGTAAACGATGATGGGAATGTTCACAGACTCTGATAACATTTTATAGTGCTCATAAAGCCCATGTTGTTGGGGTTTGTTATAGTAAGGCGTTATCACCAGTGCGTAATCTGCACCAATATCTTCCGCGTATTTAACCAGGTCCAGAGCTTCTTTGGATGAGTTGCTACCTGCTCCGGCCACTGCAGCCACCTTGCCCTTCACCTCATCCACCAGAATCTCCATCATCTTCTTCTGTTCATGGTGGGTTATGGTGGCAGACTCACCGGTGGTTCCGGCGGCCAGTAGGCCATTTACACCTCGTTCTAGGAGATAATTCATGTTCTCCCTCATTCCCTCTTCATCTACCGTGTCTTCACGGGTGAAGGGGGTTACCATAGCAACTGTGGTACCTTCCAATTTCATTCCAAGACTCTCCTTACCATTTCATAAGCTCTCTTACCATCATTCCAGTCCACAAATATAACCACTGAAGTCTGACTTGATGAAATTTCCACTATGTTTATTTTATTCTGACGTAGTGGTGCAGTGATTTTAGTAATAATACCCGGTGTGTCAATGAAGTCCTGGCTGTTGACGGTGATCATGGCGATCTCCCGACCCAGTGACAGGGAACTCATATCCGGACTTTTTACCACCACCTCATGAAGGATTTCATGGGCAGCATCAGCCATTGATTTATCAATGAAAAGGGTTATTGAGTTTTGACCGGTAGAAATACCGTAAATATTAATATTATTATCCTGCAGGGTTTTGGTGAGTTCAGCTAGAATTCCCACTTTGGTCAGGATCTCTTCACCAACCACTGCAATGACTGAAATGGGTTCATTGTTGAGAGTGGTTGATCTTAGCATTTTATCTTTAGATGGACCCATTATCTCTGTTCCGGGTGCTGAAAGATCACCGTGTTCAAATCCTATGATTTTGGCATTAATTTTGGGGTCTTTGTAGCGCAGCGCATGAGGATGCAGTACCTGGGCTCCGTGTGTTGCCAGATCCCTCATTTCCTCCACACTGATCTTGTCCAGTTTCTTGGCGGACTGTAGTTTATTGGGATCAGTGGACATCACTCCTCCCACGTCGGTGACAATGATCACCTCTTCTGCATGGAGGCAGTGACCCATCAGGAAAGCGGTTATGTCACTTCCACCCCTTCCTAGGGTGGTGATGTTGCCTTCTCTGTCTTTTCCCAGGAAACCGCAGAGTACAGGGATCACTCCCTGATCTAAGAGTTTCAGGATCTCTCTTGATCTGATCTCGGTTTCTGCAAAGTCAATTTTAGCATTTAAATAGTTGCTGTCAGTTATAACTGGCCAAAGTTCCATATGAGGATCTATGTATTCTGATTTGACACCCAGGGATTCTATGGTGGATGAAAAAACCCTTACACTGGTGATTTCTCCCATGGAGACTATATCTGCCATCTGTTTCTCGGTTATGGCATCTCCTATAGATTTGTTTACAATTTCCAGGATGTTATCGGTGGTCTTGTTGATGGCTGAAACCACCACCACCACCTTTTTGCCCTGCATGTATTCCTTAACCACTGCTCGGGCTGCTTTTTTGATCCTTTTTCCATCTCCGATGGATGTTCCTCCAAACTTGGCCACTACTATTCCCATAGCAACCAACCTTAGAAGTAATTATTTCTAACTAATCGAGTTACGTAACCTGCGATTTTGTTTCGCAGATGTTTGGTACTTACAGTGGAGAATTCCTGCACTAACTTCTTATTTTCATCGAAATCTGTGGTGAATTTACCGGGATAAGTTTCAATCAGCTCTTTGGATGTTCTTTTAACGAATGATGTTCTAATGTTACCCATGCTTTTTACCTCCTTGAATTTTCTGTTGTTCTTTTTTGCTCAAATCCGTCAGTATCATAGTGATCTGGGTGAGACTGTCTTTATCAATTTCCTGCTCTTTAGCTATTTCTCGGATCTTATGGTGGATAAATTCTTCCCTTTCTGGATCATGAATTTTCATTCCCAGAACTATCTTGGCATGGTAAATATCAGTTGCCAGGGAAGTTCGCTCTTTTATGAGCTTTATTATTTCCTCATCCAGTATGTCTATTTTTTTCCGAGAGCTTTCAAGTAGTTGTAACGCTTCTGCCCTATCCATGGTCAACCACCTTGGTTCCCACATTATCCACTTGAGTTAAAATGACTTTTCCAGGATACGAATTCCATGCTTCCTGAACAGAGCCTATATTTTTCTCTGGAACAATGGCCACAAATGAAGGACCAGTTCCTGAAAGACCCGCAGCCAGTGCACCAGAATTTAACGCATCCAGTGCAATTCCAGCATCAAAACCTAAAGCAGCACTGTACAACATTCCGTTTAAGGTTAGGGCTTCATAAATGTTCCCCTTCAGTGCTTCTTGAAATGCGAGTTTTACCCAGGGAGCTAGAAGTTTCATTCTACCTACATCAGATTGGGCAGTAGGTGACTTTCTATTGGGCATATATATTAATATATTTTGCTCCTCCATGGAACTCTGGTGGAAGATCTCCCTCCGTGGATTGTGGGTGATGGTGAGACCCCCAAGGAAAGAAGCACTTGCATCATCAAATGCACCGGTAATGGTAACACCGGCCTCCAGGGAAGCATCAATGGCCAGGTTAATTATTTCTGAATCATTTAAGCTATCTGGAGGAATTAAGCCATCATTCACCATAGCCTGGTATGTAGCCAGCACCACTGCATTGGAGGTGGCACTACTACTGGAAAGTCCAGAAGCCACTGGTAAAGTGGAACTGGTCTTTATATAAATCCCTGTTTCTATATTGAATTTTTCCAGCACTTTGTCAACACAGATCTCCATGAGTGTGGTGTCAACATCCCTATCTGCTTTAAATATTCTTTTTGATGATTTTAAACTGGCTTCTGCAGTTACATAAAGCTTTATACCAAACGCAGAACCGCAACCCGTGGATATGGCATTAATTACCGTAGCTGACCCTGGGGATCGGACAATTGCTTTCAAATTATCACCTGTAAGAGCTAACTCTTATTGAGTATTGCATTATTTTATATACATAGGAATAAAAAGACTAATAAATACATCGATGGAAAGAATAAAAAATAGAAAAGAATTAATAAATATTACTGAATGAAGGTCTATAAAAAATACAATAATAATCAGGTTAGGAATAATAATAATAATAATAATAATCGGGTTAGGGTTCCATGGATCTATGAAAATTTTACATAATGTCAAATTTACCCCACAAAATAATATACATCCCAAATTTATAAAAATATGATTTCCATAAAAAAGAATTTAAATAAATAAGCATAAAATTTAAATTATAATGTTACATCTAGAGTTTTAAAAAATGAGGTGAAAGATATGGTTGTTAAAGTAGAAGTATTCACATCTCCTTCCTGTCCCTACTGTCCCATGGCTATTGAAGTTGTAAACGAAGTCGAAAAAGACATGCCTGGCACCCTTGAAGTTGAAAAAATCGACATCACGGTTGACCGTGATAAAGCGATTGAATACGGTCTCATGGCAGTGCCTGCCATTGCCTTAAACGGAGTCGTGCGTTTTGTAGGCGCTCCAGCCAAGGAAGAACTGTTAAAGGCCATAGAAGAAGAAAAAACCGGGAAATAATTTTATTTTATTAGTTAACATGGAAGATTATTAAATAACATGGAAAAAAATCATTCCCCTCAAAAATACCAGAATATCCCCAAACCCAATTCTAAACCTGGTAGGGAGAATCAATCCTCCCCTCCATCTGTTTCTTTTCCAGTTGACAGTGACAGTTATGGAATCACCACTGGAAGTGCAGCCACTGCAGCAGCTTTAGCCGCAGTCTTATCAATAAAAGGAAAGGTTTCCTCAGTCACTATCAAAACACCACTGGGATGTATGGATATTTCTGTTAAAACATCCCAAAAAATTGATGATTATTCTGGACATGCTTCAGTGGTGAAAATGCCCTATCATGACCCTGATGTTACCATCAACCTGGAAGTACAGGCAGAAGTCCATCTTCAAGATAAACCAGGCATCATAATTACCGGGGGAGAAGGAGTGGGTCGGGTAACCAAACCCGGATTACAATTACTTGTGGGGGAAGTGGCCATAAACCCAGTTCCCAGGGAGATGATCAAGTCCAACCTGGAGGATGTACTGCCACCAGGTAAGGGTGCAGAAGTCAAAATTATCATACCGGATGGTAGAAAAATTGCCCATAGGACCATGAATCCCCGTCTGGGTATTATGGATGGTATTTCAATACTGGGAACCACTGGCATTGCCCGTTCCATGAATTCAGAGAGTTTCGAAAAGGCCAAAAAATGTCAGCTGGATGTGGCACTGGCTGAAGGATACCACCAACTGGTTTTCGTACCGGGTAATATTGGAGAAAAACTGGCCCTGCAGTTACTGGATGTGGAAGAGGACCAGATCATCCAGATGGGTAACCTGGTGGGTTACATGCTGGATGAGGCCAAAAAAAGTAAGATATCTAGTTTAATTCTTTTAGGGCATGCTGGTAAACTGGTTAAAATAGCCGGGGGCATCTTTCAAACGGAACATCGCCTGGCAGATGGTCGTCGGGAGATCATCACCGCCCATACTGGACTGGTGGGTGGAGATAGGAAGACCATGGAAGAAGTTTACAGATCCAACACCACCGAGGATATGATGGAAATCCTGGAAAGAGAAGGACTACTTGAAAAAGTTTTCAACTCCATAGCCCTCGCCATTCAAGAACGCTGCCAGGAAAGGTTCGATTTAAAGCCAGAAGTGCTTATTTTAAAGATGGATGGTACTTTACTCAACAGTAACCACAGTGTTGAACTAAAACATTCTTAGATTTTGTTTATTTCGCCAAGAACCTAATTTTGTATTTATATTAAAACAAAAAAACAAGCCTATTTAAAACCATACCTGTTTTGATAAGGATGTTTTTAAGTACTTATAGATGCTATAAGAATTGATAGATGCTATAAGAACTTATAGATGTATAAAAATGAAAATAGATTATTTTATTGATGGTCCTTCGAATTGTTTTATTGATGGTCATTCAAATTGACACTTATATATATAAACATGAAAAAATATGGTGAAATCATGCGCGTGTGTTTATTAGGACAATACCCCCCTCACATTGGAGGTGTTTCATCCCATACTTACCTCCTCTCTATGGAACTTGTAAAAAGAGGAGATGAAGTTTACGTGTTAACCTATCCCCACCCCGATGTTAAAGATATTGATGGGGTGAAGGTGGAAACTGCATTCGCACCCAATATCAAGGGATTAAGGGGTTTATTTTTCTTCATATCCTCATTTTTCAAATTAATAAGTATTGTGCGCCGTTTCAATATTGGACTGATCCACGCTCACTTCCTTCTCCCACCAGGACTCATTGGGGTATGTGTGGGGTCACTTCTTGGGAAAAAAACTGCAGTAACTGCCCATGGCTCTGACCTTATGATACAGGCTAAAAATCCGATTCTCAGGAGGTTGATTAAGTTTGTTCTTAAAAGGGCTGACTACGTGCTGGTGGTGAACCAGACCCTTAAGGATAAGGTGTTGGAGTTGGGCATAAATCAAGATAAGGTTTATATAACCCCTAATGCCGTGGATGTGGAAAAATTCAACCCTCAAAAGAGGGAACTTCCCTCTGATATGAAGATGAGTGCTGATAAGCCTGTGCTGCTTTTTGTGGGTAACCTGGTGTTCCAAAAGGGAGTTAAATATCTTCTGGAAGCTAAAAAGTTAATGAAAAATGATGCAGAACTTTTGGTTGTGGGTGACGGTCCGCTGCGCCAGGAACTGGTGATGAAAGTTAAGGATGATGGGATCCCTGATGTGGTTTTTGTTGGTGCCCGGCGCGATGTGGATCAGATCATGCCTTCGGCTGATGTTTTTGTTCTGCCCAGTATATCCGAAGGATTTCCAATTACTATCTTAGAAGCCATGGCCAGTGGCCTGCCAGTGGTGGCCACCAATGTGGGGGGTATCAGTGAAGTGATGAATGAAAAGGTGGGGATAATGCTTAACCCTTCCAGTCCCATGGAACTGGCCAGAGCCCTGGATAAAATCCTGGAAAATAAAACGTTAATGACTGATATGGGTGTTGCTGCCAGGGAACAGGCCCTGAAATACAGTGCAGTGAAAATACCCTACTGATTCGATTATTATAAAAAAACCCACATCCTTCAATTATTATTTATCAATAGCTCTATCCAACAGTATTAATTATACATTTAACTCACTATATTTCTAGTAAGAAATAGTAAGAAAATTAAAGTTACAGAGAAATTTAAAGCTATATGAAAATCTTAAATCAAATATAAATCTTAAAAGAAAGAATCCTAAAGATAAAAATCCAAAGGAAATAATCCTAAAGGAAAACTGTAGTATTGGATGCCAATTAAGAATAAAACTGGAGAGTAATGGATATGGATGAGAAGGAATTCACGCATCTTACCAAGAGTGGGGTGCACATGGTGGAAGTAGGGGATAAACCAGTCATCAAACGAACCGCCCTTGCCAAGGGAAAAATAATATTAAACAATGAAACCATCCAACTCATTGAAAAAGGAGAACTTAAAAAGGGTAACGTACTCACCACCACCCAGATAGCAGCCATTCAGGCAGTTAAATCCACCCCTCAGATGATACCACTCTGCCATCCCATACCCATTGGAGGAGTGGAAGTGGAATTTGAAGTGAACCCAGAATCTATTGAGATTACTGTGGAAGTAACCAGCACCGGAAAAACAGGAGTGGAGATGGAAGCCATCACTGGAGTTAGTGTGGGTCTTTTGACCATATGGGACATGGTTAAAAGTGTGGAAAAGGATGAAAACGGACAGTACCCCTCCACTCGTATCACTAATATTGAAGTTATCAGGAAAGAAAAAATTGAATTAAACTAGGGGAACTATGAGTCTTGAATCAGTGGATCCAACCATCAGGAAGATAATAAATGATTCTTATCCTCAGATTGAGGAGTTTAACCCTGCACAGAAGGCGGTGTTGGATGCAGGGCTACTGGATGAGAAAGAAAACTACATCATCGCTATTCCCACTGCCAGTGGTAAAACTCTTCTGGGAGTGATGGCTGCCCTACGCACCCTCCTTGATGGGGGTAAAGTGGTTTATGCTGTGCCACTTTTATCCATTCAGAATGAGAAGGTTAAGGAATTTAAAAACTTTGAAGAACACGGTATCAAGGTGGGTAAACATCCATCTTCATCGGACCTGGCAGTGATGGTATTTGAATCCTACGACGCCCTGACCCGTTTCAACTGGAACACCTTATCTGAGGTGGATCTTCTCATTGTAGATGAGTTCCACATGATCGGGGAGTACAGCAGGGGTCCCACCATTGAATGTGCCATAACCCGTTCCAGGCTTTTAAATCCAGGAATGAGATTAATCGCATTATCCGCCACCCTCCAGAACATGGAGGAGCTTTCCACATGGCTAGGTGCCAGGGTGGTGGAACACGACTACCGACCAGTACCCCTCTTTAAGGAAGTGCTAAACACTGAAGAGTACGGTACCAAGAATAAGAACGATGTTATCCTGCGCATTCTTAAGGATTCCATGGATGAATCCAGCCAGGCCCTGGTCTTTGTTTCCACCCGCCGTTTCACAGAATCACTGGCCAATTACCTGGCAGGTAAGATTAAAAAGAGTCTGCCTGCAGACAAAAAAAAGGATTTCAAGAGGGTGGCTGAGAAGATACTGGATGTTCCCC
Encoded here:
- a CDS encoding cobalamin biosynthesis protein CbiD (PFAM: CbiD~TIGRFAM: cobalamin biosynthesis protein CbiD); amino-acid sequence: MEKNHSPQKYQNIPKPNSKPGRENQSSPPSVSFPVDSDSYGITTGSAATAAALAAVLSIKGKVSSVTIKTPLGCMDISVKTSQKIDDYSGHASVVKMPYHDPDVTINLEVQAEVHLQDKPGIIITGGEGVGRVTKPGLQLLVGEVAINPVPREMIKSNLEDVLPPGKGAEVKIIIPDGRKIAHRTMNPRLGIMDGISILGTTGIARSMNSESFEKAKKCQLDVALAEGYHQLVFVPGNIGEKLALQLLDVEEDQIIQMGNLVGYMLDEAKKSKISSLILLGHAGKLVKIAGGIFQTEHRLADGRREIITAHTGLVGGDRKTMEEVYRSNTTEDMMEILEREGLLEKVFNSIALAIQERCQERFDLKPEVLILKMDGTLLNSNHSVELKHS
- a CDS encoding molybdenum cofactor biosynthesis protein MoaC (PFAM: MoaC family~TIGRFAM: molybdenum cofactor biosynthesis protein MoaC), translated to MDEKEFTHLTKSGVHMVEVGDKPVIKRTALAKGKIILNNETIQLIEKGELKKGNVLTTTQIAAIQAVKSTPQMIPLCHPIPIGGVEVEFEVNPESIEITVEVTSTGKTGVEMEAITGVSVGLLTIWDMVKSVEKDENGQYPSTRITNIEVIRKEKIELN
- a CDS encoding shikimate kinase (PFAM: GHMP kinases N terminal domain~TIGRFAM: shikimate kinase) — encoded protein: MKAIVRSPGSATVINAISTGCGSAFGIKLYVTAEASLKSSKRIFKADRDVDTTLMEICVDKVLEKFNIETGIYIKTSSTLPVASGLSSSSATSNAVVLATYQAMVNDGLIPPDSLNDSEIINLAIDASLEAGVTITGAFDDASASFLGGLTITHNPRREIFHQSSMEEQNILIYMPNRKSPTAQSDVGRMKLLAPWVKLAFQEALKGNIYEALTLNGMLYSAALGFDAGIALDALNSGALAAGLSGTGPSFVAIVPEKNIGSVQEAWNSYPGKVILTQVDNVGTKVVDHG
- a CDS encoding dihydrodipicolinate synthase (PFAM: Dihydrodipicolinate synthetase family~TIGRFAM: dihydrodipicolinate synthase) yields the protein MKLEGTTVAMVTPFTREDTVDEEGMRENMNYLLERGVNGLLAAGTTGESATITHHEQKKMMEILVDEVKGKVAAVAGAGSNSSKEALDLVKYAEDIGADYALVITPYYNKPQQHGLYEHYKMLSESVNIPIIVYNVPSRTGTDIDVETIGRVAQLDNIVAIKEANPDLDKVSQTIHKLKSLDVDDFLVLSGNDNLTLPMISQGCKGVISVVGNVDPARMSEMVKKALEGDFKGAQDLHYELYDLMKVLFVESNPVPAKEALNMMGRPAGHVRMPLAPLKEESLEKLRKVLLDLQLI
- a CDS encoding dihydrodipicolinate reductase (PFAM: Dihydrodipicolinate reductase, N-terminus; Dihydrodipicolinate reductase, C-terminus~TIGRFAM: dihydrodipicolinate reductase), whose product is MINVAVTGAGGRMGSMIINSILEQDDMQVVAAIEAPNTPLEGRDVGEVMGIGPINVPIVGAEKLRATLDEKKPDVLVDFTIAVAAVGTIKTTAESGVNLVVGTTGFTEEQMKSNQSAIENNSVRAVISPNMAVGVNVFFKVVEELASILTDYDVEIIEAHHKHKKDAPSGTAVKAAELIAGALNRNLDEVGVYGREGMVGERTPEEIGIHAVRGGDIVGDHTVLFAGDGERLEITHRAGTRQAFVNGVIKAIRYVVTAEKGKISNMDDVLGL
- a CDS encoding ribosomal protein S17E (PFAM: Ribosomal S17), coding for MGNIRTSFVKRTSKELIETYPGKFTTDFDENKKLVQEFSTVSTKHLRNKIAGYVTRLVRNNYF
- a CDS encoding aspartate kinase (PFAM: ACT domain; Amino acid kinase family~TIGRFAM: aspartate kinase, monofunctional class; aspartate kinase), producing the protein MGIVVAKFGGTSIGDGKRIKKAARAVVKEYMQGKKVVVVVSAINKTTDNILEIVNKSIGDAITEKQMADIVSMGEITSVRVFSSTIESLGVKSEYIDPHMELWPVITDSNYLNAKIDFAETEIRSREILKLLDQGVIPVLCGFLGKDREGNITTLGRGGSDITAFLMGHCLHAEEVIIVTDVGGVMSTDPNKLQSAKKLDKISVEEMRDLATHGAQVLHPHALRYKDPKINAKIIGFEHGDLSAPGTEIMGPSKDKMLRSTTLNNEPISVIAVVGEEILTKVGILAELTKTLQDNNINIYGISTGQNSITLFIDKSMADAAHEILHEVVVKSPDMSSLSLGREIAMITVNSQDFIDTPGIITKITAPLRQNKINIVEISSSQTSVVIFVDWNDGKRAYEMVRRVLE
- a CDS encoding small redox-active disulfide protein 1 (PFAM: Glutaredoxin~TIGRFAM: small redox-active disulfide protein 1), which encodes MVVKVEVFTSPSCPYCPMAIEVVNEVEKDMPGTLEVEKIDITVDRDKAIEYGLMAVPAIALNGVVRFVGAPAKEELLKAIEEEKTGK
- a CDS encoding glycosyltransferase (PFAM: Glycosyl transferases group 1), encoding MKKYGEIMRVCLLGQYPPHIGGVSSHTYLLSMELVKRGDEVYVLTYPHPDVKDIDGVKVETAFAPNIKGLRGLFFFISSFFKLISIVRRFNIGLIHAHFLLPPGLIGVCVGSLLGKKTAVTAHGSDLMIQAKNPILRRLIKFVLKRADYVLVVNQTLKDKVLELGINQDKVYITPNAVDVEKFNPQKRELPSDMKMSADKPVLLFVGNLVFQKGVKYLLEAKKLMKNDAELLVVGDGPLRQELVMKVKDDGIPDVVFVGARRDVDQIMPSADVFVLPSISEGFPITILEAMASGLPVVATNVGGISEVMNEKVGIMLNPSSPMELARALDKILENKTLMTDMGVAAREQALKYSAVKIPY
- a CDS encoding chorismate mutase (PFAM: Chorismate mutase type II); the encoded protein is MDRAEALQLLESSRKKIDILDEEIIKLIKERTSLATDIYHAKIVLGMKIHDPEREEFIHHKIREIAKEQEIDKDSLTQITMILTDLSKKEQQKIQGGKKHG